In the genome of Staphylococcus durrellii, one region contains:
- a CDS encoding acyl-CoA thioesterase, producing the protein MENYKFPSDSKIVSTDQVLINDLNNYNTLFGGVLMKKIDNNATLSARRHARVKECVTASTDSVEFLYPITQSDSVCIESYVVYTGEKSMEIFCKVISEDMITAERKIAALAFLTFVALDEKKKPIKIPKISPQSKEEKLLFMDGEERAKMRKIKRSRSKNIIESLDINKPWELE; encoded by the coding sequence ATGGAAAATTATAAATTTCCTAGTGACAGTAAAATTGTCAGTACGGATCAAGTATTAATTAATGATTTAAACAATTATAATACCCTATTTGGGGGGGTGTTGATGAAAAAAATTGATAATAACGCAACGCTTTCAGCTAGAAGACATGCAAGAGTTAAAGAATGTGTTACAGCTTCTACAGATTCAGTAGAATTTTTATATCCAATCACTCAATCTGATTCAGTTTGTATAGAATCTTATGTAGTTTATACAGGAGAAAAATCTATGGAAATATTTTGTAAAGTCATTTCAGAAGATATGATTACTGCAGAAAGAAAAATTGCTGCTTTAGCTTTTCTTACTTTTGTAGCTTTAGATGAAAAGAAAAAACCAATTAAAATACCCAAAATCTCTCCTCAGTCCAAAGAAGAAAAATTATTATTTATGGACGGCGAAGAAAGAGCTAAAATGAGAAAAATTAAAAGATCGCGAAGTAAAAATATAATTGAGTCTCTTGATATCAATAAGCCATGGGAATTGGAGTAG
- the cidR gene encoding cidABC operon transcriptional activator CidR: MELKHMQYFVEVVKQKSMTKAADSLFITQPTISNTIKLLEEELEVILFNRYKNQIYLTDAGEAFFFQCKEMLKMYDNIPNELSNLLELKTGRLKIGIPTIINIRILINLISQFHEMYPNITFQLFENGSKKIENDIYYGDLDMGITVLPTNNKNFNTFSFLEEKLKLVVHKNHKLSKRKTVNIEDLKEQEFILFNSDFYLNDKIKNTCRDYGFNPNMIFETTQWSFIEEMLLNNLGICILPEGILELLDNNLKAIDINEPSMKWELAIIWRKDIIVDSLTKNWIKFLQENFLINY, translated from the coding sequence TTGGAACTTAAACATATGCAGTATTTTGTAGAAGTTGTAAAACAAAAAAGTATGACCAAAGCAGCAGATAGTCTTTTTATTACACAGCCCACAATTAGTAATACAATTAAATTATTAGAAGAAGAATTAGAAGTAATCTTATTTAATAGATATAAAAATCAAATATATTTAACTGACGCAGGGGAAGCTTTCTTTTTTCAATGTAAAGAAATGCTTAAAATGTATGATAATATCCCTAATGAATTAAGTAATTTATTAGAATTAAAAACAGGACGTTTAAAAATTGGAATACCTACTATTATTAATATAAGAATATTAATTAACTTAATTTCACAATTTCATGAAATGTATCCTAATATAACTTTTCAACTTTTTGAAAATGGTAGTAAAAAAATTGAAAACGATATATATTATGGTGATTTAGACATGGGGATTACCGTACTGCCTACAAATAATAAAAACTTTAATACTTTCTCTTTTTTAGAAGAAAAATTAAAATTGGTTGTTCATAAAAATCATAAATTATCTAAAAGAAAAACGGTTAATATAGAAGATTTAAAAGAACAAGAATTTATTTTATTTAATTCTGATTTCTATTTAAACGATAAAATCAAAAATACGTGTAGAGATTATGGCTTTAATCCTAATATGATTTTTGAAACCACCCAATGGAGTTTCATAGAAGAAATGTTATTAAATAATCTGGGAATATGTATATTACCCGAAGGAATACTAGAATTATTAGATAATAATTTAAAAGCCATCGATATTAATGAACCTTCCATGAAATGGGAACTTGCCATTATTTGGAGAAAAGATATTATAGTTGATTCTTTAACAAAAAATTGGATTAAATTTCTCCAAGAAAACTTCTTAATTAACTATTAA
- a CDS encoding type 1 glutamine amidotransferase domain-containing protein, which produces MNKKVAIILADEFEDIELTSPKEALENAGFETEIIGDTAKHELVGKHGEKVTVDVSISDAKPENYDALLIPGGFSPDHLRGDEEGRYGTFTKYFTQNDVPTFAICHGPLLLVDTDDLNGRTITGVINVRKDLSNAGAHVVDESVVIDNNIVTSRTPDDLEDFNREIIKQLEA; this is translated from the coding sequence ATGAATAAAAAAGTAGCAATCATTTTAGCAGATGAATTTGAAGATATAGAATTAACTAGTCCTAAAGAAGCATTAGAAAATGCTGGATTTGAGACTGAAATTATTGGAGATACGGCAAAACATGAACTTGTTGGCAAACATGGGGAAAAAGTAACTGTAGATGTTAGCATTTCAGATGCGAAACCAGAAAATTATGATGCCTTATTAATTCCTGGTGGATTCTCACCTGACCATTTACGTGGTGATGAAGAAGGTCGTTATGGTACATTTACTAAGTATTTTACTCAAAATGACGTACCAACATTTGCAATTTGCCACGGACCCCTTTTACTAGTTGATACTGATGATTTAAATGGACGTACAATAACTGGTGTTATCAATGTACGCAAAGATTTATCTAATGCAGGTGCACATGTTGTAGATGAATCAGTTGTAATAGATAACAATATTGTAACAAGTCGTACACCAGATGACTTAGAAGATTTTAATAGAGAAATTATTAAACAATTAGAAGCATAA
- a CDS encoding zinc-dependent alcohol dehydrogenase: protein MKAVTYQGHKNMEVREVHDPIIEESTDAIIKITASGICGSDLHLYHQGDLFMDPGFVIGHEPMGIVEEVGKDVKTLKKGDRVVIPFNIGCGDCFYCNNDMESQCDNSNPSPASWKMDNGGLFGFGGMHGNHWGGQAEYLRVPFADFSSFKVPDSDLKDEQVLFLSDVVPTAYWSVEHAGVKSGDTVIVLGCGPIGLMAQKFAKLKGAERVIAIDNIEHRLNHAKKFNGAEVYNFSKEDNIGKLLHESTRGGADVVIDCVGMDGQIAQDDLEISSNSAQRGNISPIITAAESVRKFGTIQLTGIYGTPADNFPIDLIFNRDVQVKSGQAPVIHQMPKLYEMIKNEVFDPTEIITHTLPLEDASQAYDIFDQKKDNNIKVILKP, encoded by the coding sequence ATGAAAGCAGTTACTTATCAAGGTCATAAAAACATGGAAGTGCGTGAAGTACATGATCCAATAATAGAAGAATCAACGGATGCAATTATAAAAATAACAGCTTCAGGTATATGTGGTTCTGATCTACATCTTTACCATCAAGGTGATTTATTTATGGATCCTGGTTTTGTTATTGGACATGAGCCAATGGGAATTGTAGAAGAAGTAGGAAAAGACGTTAAAACCTTGAAAAAGGGAGATAGAGTAGTTATACCTTTTAACATAGGTTGTGGCGATTGTTTCTATTGTAATAATGATATGGAATCTCAGTGTGATAATTCTAATCCATCACCGGCAAGTTGGAAAATGGATAATGGTGGGCTTTTCGGTTTTGGTGGCATGCACGGAAACCACTGGGGAGGTCAAGCAGAGTATTTAAGAGTTCCATTTGCCGATTTCTCCTCTTTCAAAGTTCCAGATAGTGATTTGAAAGACGAACAAGTATTATTTTTATCTGATGTTGTCCCAACAGCTTATTGGAGTGTTGAACATGCAGGCGTAAAATCTGGAGATACCGTTATTGTTCTCGGTTGTGGGCCAATCGGTTTAATGGCACAAAAATTTGCTAAATTAAAAGGCGCTGAACGTGTGATCGCCATTGACAATATAGAACATAGATTAAATCATGCTAAAAAATTCAACGGAGCTGAAGTGTATAATTTTTCTAAAGAAGATAATATAGGAAAATTACTTCATGAAAGCACACGCGGTGGTGCAGATGTCGTTATAGATTGTGTTGGAATGGATGGACAAATTGCTCAAGATGATTTAGAGATTAGTTCAAATTCAGCACAACGCGGTAATATTAGTCCAATTATTACAGCAGCTGAATCAGTACGAAAATTCGGGACGATTCAATTAACTGGTATTTACGGTACCCCTGCAGATAATTTTCCAATAGATTTAATTTTTAATAGAGATGTCCAAGTAAAAAGTGGCCAAGCCCCAGTTATTCATCAAATGCCAAAATTATATGAAATGATTAAAAATGAAGTTTTTGATCCAACAGAAATTATAACGCATACCTTGCCTTTAGAAGATGCCAGCCAAGCGTATGATATTTTCGATCAGAAAAAAGATAATAATATTAAAGTAATTCTAAAACCGTAA
- the chrA gene encoding chromate efflux transporter, with translation MYKYINIFFVALKLGLLSFGGPTAHLGYFYDEYVKKRKWLDEKEYSDLVALCQFLPGPASSQVGIGIGTIRAGIGGGIISFIGFTLPSVIILMIFSALFTNSDVSFTWMQGLKLVAVAIVGQAIIGMGKKLTNTKTTIALALFVLILSLVINNLYIQVIALSITGVYGLIFLKQTSTDRTKIKNKSFKLPKKLGFVSLSLFFLLLTVLPIASSMTNNLWLKMFDSFYRSGSLVFGGGHVVLPLLKNEFVPSGLISPDNFITGYAAAQAVPGPLFTFASYIGMSMEGIGGAILATIAIFLPAFLLLFGILPFWDNIKSNIYAEGFLKGISAGVVGILIAAFYNPIWTSTIKSELDFALASSLFILLMYFKLPSWAIVLIGIILGVLFY, from the coding sequence ATGTATAAATATATAAATATTTTTTTTGTTGCATTAAAACTTGGTTTATTATCATTCGGTGGACCTACTGCCCATTTAGGCTATTTTTATGATGAATATGTAAAAAAAAGAAAATGGCTTGATGAAAAAGAGTATTCTGATTTGGTAGCACTATGCCAGTTTTTACCTGGTCCTGCAAGTAGCCAAGTAGGTATTGGTATAGGAACTATAAGAGCCGGCATCGGAGGAGGTATTATCTCATTTATCGGATTTACGCTCCCATCTGTAATTATACTAATGATTTTTTCAGCGCTATTTACAAATAGTGATGTAAGTTTCACTTGGATGCAAGGTTTAAAACTAGTAGCTGTTGCTATTGTAGGCCAAGCTATTATAGGAATGGGCAAAAAATTAACAAATACCAAAACCACTATTGCATTAGCATTATTTGTTCTTATATTATCGTTAGTAATAAATAATCTTTATATACAAGTCATTGCACTATCAATAACTGGTGTATATGGTCTCATCTTTCTAAAACAAACATCAACAGATAGAACCAAAATAAAAAACAAATCATTTAAGTTACCTAAAAAATTAGGTTTTGTTTCATTATCATTATTCTTTTTACTATTAACTGTATTACCTATCGCTAGTTCTATGACAAATAATCTATGGTTAAAAATGTTTGATAGTTTTTATAGATCAGGTTCTTTAGTTTTTGGAGGAGGACATGTTGTCTTACCTTTATTGAAAAATGAGTTTGTACCATCAGGATTAATATCACCCGATAACTTCATAACGGGTTATGCTGCTGCTCAAGCTGTACCCGGACCGTTATTTACGTTTGCTTCATACATTGGTATGTCTATGGAAGGGATAGGAGGAGCAATTTTGGCTACTATTGCTATTTTCCTACCAGCATTTCTTTTGTTATTTGGAATTTTGCCATTCTGGGATAATATTAAATCTAATATTTATGCTGAAGGATTTTTAAAAGGGATAAGTGCAGGCGTAGTCGGTATTCTTATTGCTGCTTTTTATAACCCAATTTGGACTTCAACGATTAAATCAGAATTAGATTTTGCTTTAGCCAGCTCATTGTTCATATTATTAATGTATTTTAAATTGCCTTCTTGGGCTATTGTTTTGATAGGTATTATTTTAGGTGTTTTATTTTATTAA
- a CDS encoding PadR family transcriptional regulator — translation MKSKIQRKLFLGFIYIHILHHAKEDKIYGAWMIKELEEHGYNMSPGTLYPIFHTLENENLLKSTTKTVNGKNRKYYSITPEGKKFLEESREKLKELTNEI, via the coding sequence TTGAAAAGTAAAATACAACGAAAACTATTTTTAGGATTTATCTATATCCATATATTACATCATGCAAAAGAAGATAAAATATATGGGGCTTGGATGATTAAAGAATTAGAAGAACATGGTTATAATATGAGTCCTGGTACCCTTTATCCAATATTCCATACACTAGAAAACGAGAACCTTTTAAAAAGTACCACGAAAACTGTAAATGGAAAAAATAGAAAATACTATTCAATAACTCCAGAAGGTAAAAAGTTTTTAGAAGAATCTAGAGAAAAATTAAAAGAGTTAACCAACGAAATATAA
- a CDS encoding IS6 family transposase — protein MTVAVGYSLRYALSYRDISEILRERGVNVHHSTVYRWVQEYAPILYQIWKKKHKKAYYKWRIDETYIKIKGKWSYLYRAIAEGHTLDIWLRKQRDNHSAYAFIKRLIKQFGKPQKVITDQAPSTKVAMAKVIKAFKLKPDCHCTSKYLNNLIEQDHRHIKVRKTRYQSINTAKNTLKGIECIYALYKKNRRSLQIYGFSPCYEISIMLAS, from the coding sequence ATCACTGTAGCCGTTGGCTACTCTCTAAGATATGCATTGAGTTATCGTGATATATCTGAAATATTAAGGGAACGTGGTGTAAACGTTCATCATTCAACGGTCTACCGTTGGGTTCAAGAATATGCCCCAATTTTATATCAAATTTGGAAGAAAAAGCATAAAAAAGCTTATTACAAATGGCGTATTGATGAGACGTACATCAAAATAAAAGGAAAATGGAGTTATTTATATCGTGCCATTGCAGAGGGACATACATTAGATATTTGGTTGCGTAAGCAACGAGATAATCATTCAGCATATGCGTTTATCAAACGTCTCATTAAACAATTTGGTAAACCTCAAAAGGTAATTACAGATCAGGCACCTTCAACGAAGGTAGCAATGGCTAAAGTAATTAAAGCTTTTAAACTTAAACCTGACTGTCATTGTACATCGAAATATCTGAATAACCTCATTGAGCAAGATCACCGTCATATTAAAGTAAGAAAGACAAGGTATCAAAGTATCAATACGGCAAAGAATACTTTAAAAGGTATTGAATGTATTTACGCTCTATATAAAAAGAACCGCAGGTCTCTTCAGATCTACGGATTTTCGCCATGCTACGAAATTAGCATCATGCTAGCAAGTTAA
- a CDS encoding recombinase family protein produces MIVGYARVSTIDQNLNRQIENLQSFGAEKIFTEKQSGKSIENRPIFQETLNFVRVGDRLIVESIDRLGRNYDEVIQTVNYLKEKEVQLMITSLPMMNEAIANPLLDKFMKDLIIQILAMISEQERTESKRRQEQGIKVAKEKGIYKGRPVLYSPNAKDPQKRLVYYRVIERLEQGVSISKIAKEVNVTRQTIYRIKKDQA; encoded by the coding sequence ATGATAGTTGGTTATGCAAGAGTTTCGACTATTGACCAAAATTTAAATAGACAAATTGAAAACCTACAATCTTTTGGTGCAGAAAAAATTTTTACAGAAAAACAGTCAGGTAAATCGATTGAAAATAGACCCATTTTTCAAGAAACATTAAATTTTGTACGTGTGGGGGATCGCTTAATTGTAGAGTCAATTGATCGATTAGGTAGAAATTACGACGAAGTCATTCAAACGGTTAACTATTTAAAGGAAAAAGAAGTTCAATTAATGATTACAAGCTTACCTATGATGAATGAAGCAATTGCTAATCCACTATTAGATAAGTTCATGAAAGATTTAATTATTCAAATTTTAGCAATGATTTCTGAACAAGAAAGAACTGAAAGTAAACGTCGACAAGAACAAGGTATCAAAGTAGCTAAAGAAAAAGGTATATATAAAGGCAGGCCTGTACTTTATTCTCCTAATGCTAAAGATCCTCAAAAACGTTTAGTATATTATCGTGTTATAGAGAGGCTAGAACAAGGAGTTTCTATAAGTAAAATCGCTAAAGAGGTAAATGTTACAAGGCAAACTATATATAGAATTAAAAAGGATCAAGCATAA
- the dmpI gene encoding 4-oxalocrotonate tautomerase DmpI, producing MPILKLETLDLTKDQKKQLVEELTETASRITGIPQEGYYVILKENNLDNVGSGGKLLSERT from the coding sequence ATGCCAATTTTAAAATTAGAAACACTAGATTTAACAAAAGATCAAAAGAAACAACTAGTCGAGGAATTAACAGAAACTGCTTCACGTATTACTGGTATCCCACAAGAAGGATATTATGTGATTTTAAAAGAGAATAACCTAGATAACGTGGGTTCTGGAGGAAAGTTATTAAGTGAAAGAACATAA
- a CDS encoding low temperature requirement protein A encodes MNKKEVSMSELFFDLIFVSILSQVNQATEHMTDGILSTENLLKNFMLFLIFVAIWVYRTLLVNRFFNKKWYQYAFVFIDMFLIILLSRAINSEFQSTFTPGVLITTLLFLSIATQYILNYILNKERFDIRLILPYVLSLILASLISIFSLFINGNSNVLVFLIAVTIASIVPLFFQKQAKRHPVYFDHLSERLSLFVILMFGEGLIFIASDISVFSLNPVYIILFALLVSLFVLYTLQYKYTEKKEEKRTGFFTLYIHLFILYFIDIMFLVINEEIQQNHFSSFNYHFLYITAFIMYLMLLLVNTKHYTSNLNSSKGKLNAIVIVICVVLSSILNNFILINIVFILTIVIVIFINYKDKIKKEFI; translated from the coding sequence ATGAATAAAAAAGAAGTTAGTATGTCAGAATTATTTTTCGATTTAATTTTTGTTTCAATACTTTCTCAAGTTAATCAAGCTACTGAGCACATGACAGATGGTATTTTATCGACTGAAAATTTACTTAAAAATTTTATGCTTTTCCTCATCTTTGTAGCTATATGGGTATATAGAACTTTATTAGTTAATAGGTTTTTTAATAAAAAATGGTATCAATATGCGTTTGTATTTATTGATATGTTTTTAATAATATTACTTTCAAGGGCTATTAATTCAGAATTTCAATCAACTTTCACGCCTGGCGTTCTAATAACAACATTACTTTTTTTAAGTATTGCTACGCAATATATATTGAACTATATTCTTAATAAAGAAAGATTTGATATAAGACTTATTTTACCATATGTATTAAGCCTTATATTAGCATCTTTAATTTCAATTTTTTCTTTATTCATTAATGGTAACTCAAATGTTTTAGTATTTTTAATTGCTGTAACAATAGCTTCTATAGTACCTTTGTTCTTTCAAAAACAGGCAAAAAGACACCCTGTTTATTTTGATCATTTGAGTGAACGGTTAAGTTTATTTGTAATATTGATGTTTGGGGAAGGTTTAATATTCATTGCAAGTGATATAAGTGTATTTTCATTAAATCCAGTATATATAATATTGTTTGCGTTGTTAGTATCCCTATTTGTTTTATATACCTTGCAATATAAATACACAGAAAAAAAAGAAGAAAAAAGAACAGGTTTTTTCACTTTATATATTCATTTATTTATTCTATATTTTATAGATATAATGTTTTTAGTTATTAATGAAGAAATACAACAAAATCATTTTTCTTCATTTAATTATCATTTTCTGTATATTACTGCCTTTATAATGTATTTAATGCTATTACTTGTTAATACTAAGCATTATACTAGTAATTTAAATTCGTCCAAGGGTAAATTGAATGCTATAGTAATAGTTATATGTGTTGTCTTATCGTCTATATTAAATAATTTTATATTAATTAATATAGTCTTCATATTAACTATTGTCATAGTTATCTTTATAAATTATAAAGATAAAATAAAAAAAGAATTTATCTAG
- a CDS encoding SDR family oxidoreductase has translation MNNIKDKVILITGASSGIGKATATSLAQQGAKLVLAARNNEKLQEISEELSQDSNEVKYKQTDVTNIQEVNELAQFAIDTYGRIDVLINNAGVMPLSLMHNKKIDEWNSMIDVNIKGVLNGIYSVISEMRNQNSGHIINISSVAGHLVTPGSAVYSGTKFAVRAITEGLRMEESSQNSNIRATIVCPGATNTNLTQTITDSDVEGNVSSVYETTIEPDDMARAITFAINEPSNVAVNELIVRPTNQEW, from the coding sequence ATGAATAATATAAAAGACAAAGTTATCCTTATAACGGGAGCATCAAGTGGTATAGGGAAAGCAACAGCCACATCATTAGCACAACAAGGCGCAAAGTTAGTGTTAGCAGCAAGAAACAATGAAAAGTTACAAGAAATTTCAGAGGAATTGTCACAAGATAGTAATGAAGTTAAATATAAACAAACAGATGTGACAAATATTCAAGAAGTAAATGAATTAGCACAGTTTGCTATTGATACTTATGGGAGAATAGATGTCTTAATTAATAATGCTGGAGTTATGCCATTATCTTTAATGCATAATAAGAAGATAGATGAATGGAACTCAATGATTGACGTAAATATTAAAGGAGTTTTAAACGGTATTTATTCAGTTATTTCTGAAATGAGAAACCAAAATTCTGGGCATATAATAAATATATCTTCTGTAGCTGGGCACTTAGTTACTCCTGGTAGTGCGGTATATAGTGGAACGAAATTTGCTGTAAGAGCTATTACAGAGGGGTTACGCATGGAGGAATCATCTCAAAATAGTAATATTAGAGCAACTATTGTTTGTCCTGGTGCTACTAATACCAATTTAACTCAAACAATCACTGATTCAGATGTAGAAGGTAATGTATCTTCTGTATATGAAACAACAATAGAACCTGATGATATGGCTAGAGCTATAACATTTGCAATAAACGAGCCCTCTAACGTCGCTGTTAATGAACTTATCGTTAGACCTACAAATCAAGAGTGGTAA
- a CDS encoding MerR family transcriptional regulator, with amino-acid sequence MYYTQDVEKIVGINSSAMRYYEKEGILPIVKRDKNGNRTYTDENIEWLRFIKLLRATDMGIEDIKHYVYLFNQGHSTIEKRREILSKHKESIKNEIKSKLDCLDQINYKLGVYDEKSRNINTDIINDDCLI; translated from the coding sequence ATGTACTATACTCAAGATGTTGAAAAAATAGTGGGAATTAATAGTTCAGCAATGCGGTATTACGAAAAGGAAGGTATATTACCTATTGTGAAAAGAGACAAGAATGGAAATCGTACGTATACAGATGAAAATATAGAATGGTTGAGATTTATTAAATTGTTAAGAGCAACAGATATGGGGATTGAGGATATAAAACATTATGTTTATTTGTTTAATCAGGGGCATTCTACGATAGAAAAAAGACGTGAAATTTTAAGTAAACACAAAGAAAGTATAAAAAATGAAATTAAAAGTAAGTTAGATTGTCTAGATCAGATTAACTATAAATTAGGTGTTTATGATGAAAAATCTCGTAACATTAATACAGATATTATAAATGATGATTGCCTTATTTGA
- a CDS encoding MepB family protein codes for MSDTYISKKLVCSTINTISNSTLTNFEIDSLNFDYEGFTFEIDKLTYKSRLAKKTPKKKGYFVAFWRKNEFNENIPFDYDTTEDKLIINIIDNDKIGQFIFPKNILKEKGVIKSNKSKGKMAMRVYPSWVSNLNATAKSTQRWQTKYFVDLSNDFNQEKLYPLYFR; via the coding sequence ATGAGTGACACATACATCTCAAAGAAATTAGTATGCTCTACTATAAATACAATAAGTAACTCAACTTTAACTAACTTTGAAATTGACAGCTTGAATTTTGATTATGAAGGTTTTACTTTTGAGATAGATAAATTAACTTATAAAAGTAGGTTAGCAAAAAAAACACCGAAAAAGAAAGGTTATTTTGTTGCTTTTTGGAGAAAAAATGAATTTAATGAGAATATTCCCTTTGACTACGATACAACAGAAGATAAATTAATTATAAATATTATAGACAATGATAAAATAGGTCAATTTATATTCCCTAAAAATATTTTGAAAGAAAAAGGGGTTATAAAGTCAAATAAATCTAAAGGTAAAATGGCAATGCGTGTTTATCCAAGTTGGGTATCAAATTTAAATGCTACTGCTAAAAGCACACAAAGATGGCAAACGAAATACTTTGTGGATCTATCAAATGACTTTAACCAAGAAAAGCTATATCCTTTATATTTCAGGTGA
- a CDS encoding 4'-phosphopantetheinyl transferase superfamily protein, which translates to MFYIWTLKESYVKTLGKGLYIPLNAFTIKNMFLNNDISVHTYYYDNNFYF; encoded by the coding sequence ATTTTCTATATTTGGACGCTAAAAGAAAGTTATGTAAAAACCTTAGGTAAAGGGCTTTATATACCATTGAACGCTTTTACAATAAAAAATATGTTTTTAAACAATGACATATCTGTTCATACTTATTATTATGATAACAATTTTTATTTTTAA
- a CDS encoding DUF5694 domain-containing protein: protein MNTIYIVNLPHIRGTEEELSQHKPLDYYYKEGIAISNYLNQFSPEVLFIELDKSNENEIAKDLKQLERNKSPSYFTEFHFAAMPLSLLRNIQIHPIDDNNKAQRKILQNKAETMLQKCKPDLYNQMTYFKSQHSQAKDKEDSMLSSMLNQSREVIPLEKYFYILMQAGDVGIQFINHWSQRNYKMAMNTIEKAKNYKCSILFVGKSHSRYLKFIFESTGLFKAVII from the coding sequence ATGAATACTATATACATAGTTAATTTGCCCCACATCAGAGGGACAGAAGAAGAATTAAGTCAACATAAACCATTAGATTACTATTATAAAGAGGGAATTGCTATATCAAATTATTTAAATCAGTTTAGTCCGGAAGTATTATTTATAGAATTAGATAAATCTAATGAAAATGAAATTGCTAAGGATTTAAAACAATTAGAGCGTAACAAATCACCTTCATATTTTACAGAGTTTCATTTTGCAGCCATGCCCCTGTCGTTATTAAGAAATATCCAAATTCATCCAATAGATGATAATAATAAGGCACAGAGAAAAATCTTACAAAACAAAGCTGAAACAATGTTACAAAAATGCAAGCCAGATCTATATAATCAAATGACTTATTTTAAAAGTCAGCACAGTCAAGCAAAGGATAAAGAAGATAGTATGTTATCTTCCATGTTAAATCAATCGAGAGAAGTCATTCCATTAGAGAAATATTTTTACATTCTTATGCAAGCTGGAGATGTAGGAATCCAATTCATAAATCATTGGTCACAAAGAAATTATAAAATGGCGATGAATACAATAGAGAAGGCGAAAAATTATAAGTGTTCTATACTATTTGTCGGTAAGTCTCATAGTAGATATTTAAAATTTATATTTGAATCTACAGGCCTCTTTAAAGCAGTCATTATATAA